The following proteins are co-located in the Dromiciops gliroides isolate mDroGli1 chromosome 2, mDroGli1.pri, whole genome shotgun sequence genome:
- the ZHX3 gene encoding zinc fingers and homeoboxes protein 3, translating to MASKRKSTTPCMIPVKTVVLQETEADPVEGFNEGTQQELPPETPTVNDTVNNNNNNNGTLSNGHRSTFDGDSYVCKYCDFGSQDMNQFMGHMNSEHTDFNKDPSFVCIECSFMAKTSEGLSLHNAKCHPGEITFIWNVAKQDNHITIEQIISDNTSSHDLSGESYEEGIDGQAEIIITKTPIMKIMKGKAEAKKIHTLKENLPNPSVGENLLSQPTGENLVSQSAGETEMKESDHSFTNGSVPVSQATSNPVKASHVANGPLIGTVPVLPAGIAQFLSIQQQPQVHPQHHHHQPLPTSKSLPKVMIPLSSIPTYNAAMDSNSFLKNSFHKFPYPTKAELCYLTVVTKYPEEQLKIWFTAQRLKQGISWSPEEIEDARKKMFNTVIQSVPQPTITVLNTPLVANAGNVQHLIQAALPGHVVTGQPEGTGGLLVTQPIMANGLQGTSSSLTLAVTSVPKQPAVAPHNTVCSNTASTVKVVNAAQSLLTACPTITSQAFIDNSIYKNKKSHEQLSALKGSFCRNQFPGQGEVEHLTKITGLTTREVRKWFSDRRYHCRNLKGTRGMLPGDNSSMIMDATPDVTFTLSPKAPDLACVTTATTPGVHHSAKRQSWHQTPDFTPTKYKERAPEQLRALESSFAQNPLPLEEEVDRLRSETKMTRREIDSWFSERRKKKSAEENKKSEEAASQEEEEAEEDCGEEDPADEWKVSNENGSSEALGGDRPRVERKVSPIKINLKNLRVTEANGRNESLGLSANDHEEEQGLSKSLEQLKNKVNYKKTAQQRHLLRQLFVQTQWPTNQEYDGLVSQSGLPRAEVVRWFGDSRYALKNGQLKWYEDYQHGNFPPGLLAISPSNRELLQDYYKTHKTLYEDDLQSLCDKTQMSSQQVKLWFAEKMGEETRAVSDTCSEDQDSSTGELAGNHKGTCDAYSEVSENSESWEPSGQEISSEPFDTLSPQAGIQLEAD from the coding sequence ATGGCCAGCAAACGGAAATCCACCACCCCTTGCATGATACCAGTAAAAACTGTAGTTTtacaggaaacagaggcagacccTGTTGAAGGTTTTAATGAAGGAACTCAGCAAGAGTTACCTCCTGAAACACCTACTGTTAATGATacagttaacaacaacaacaataacaatggaaCACTATCTAATGGGCATCGAAGTACTTTTGATGGTGATTCTTACGTATGTAAATATTGTGATTTTGGGTCTCAAGACATGAATCAATTTATGGGGCATATGAACTCAGAACACACAGACTTTAATAAAGACCCCTCTTTTGTTTGTATTGAATGCAGTTTTATGGCAAAAACCTCTGAAGGGCTTTCACTCCACAATGCCAAATGTCATCCTGGTGAAATCACCTTCATTTGGAATGTGGCCAAACAGGACAATCATATAACTATAGAGCAAATCATCTCTGATAACACCAGCAGTCATGACCTTTCAGGGGAGTCCTATGAAGAAGGGATAGATGGGCAAGCTGAAATTATCATTACTAAAACTCCAATTATGAAGATAATGAAAGGGAAAGCTGAAGCCAAAAAAATTCACACGTTGAAGGAAAACTTGCCGAATCCATCTGTTGGAGAGAATTTACTAAGTCAGCCAACTGGGGAGAacttagtcagtcagtcagctgGTGAAACTGAGATGAAAGAGAGTGACCATTCTTTCACCAATGGATCTGTCCCAGTCAGCCAAGCAACCAGCAACCCTGTGAAAGCTTCACATGTTGCCAATGGCCCACTAATTGGGACTGTGCCTGTTTTGCCTGCTGGCATTGCTCAATTTTTATCTATTCAACAGCAACCCCAAGTGCATCCACAACACCATCACCACCAGCCACTTCCCACATCCAAGTCACTTCCTAAAGTGATGATTCCACTGAGCAGCATTCCAACATATAATGCAGCCATGGACTCAAATAGCTTCCTGAAAAACTCTTTCCATAAGTTCCCTTACCCAACCAAAGCTGAGCTTTGCTACTTGACTGTTGTGACCAAGTACCCTGAAGAACAACTAAAAATTTGGTTTACTGCCCAAAGATTGAAGCAAGGTATCAGTTGGTCCCCTGAGGAGATAGAAGATGCACGGAAAAAGATGTTTAACACAGTTATCCAGTCAGTACCTCAGCCTACAATCACAGTTTTAAATACACCTTTGGTTGCCAATGCTGGCAATGTCCAACATCTCATCCAGGCTGCCTTACCTGGTCATGTTGTTACAGGGCAACCAGAAGGTACAGGCGGATTGCTGGTTACTCAGCCAATAATGGCCAATGGGCTACAGGGAACAAGTTCCTCTCTCACCTTAGCAGTTACCTCTGTTCCCAAGCAGCCAGCTGTTGCACCGCATAACACTGTTTGCTCAAATACTGCATCCACCGTAAAGGTGGTAAATGCTGCTCAGTCTCTGCTCACTGCATGCCCAACTATAACATCCCAAGCTTTCatagataatagcatctacaaaaataaaaaatctcatGAACAGCTATCAGCTCTGAAAGGTAGCTTTTGTAGGAATCAGTTCCCTGGACAAGGTGAAGTAGAGCACTTGACCAAAATTACAGGCCTTACTACAAGGGAGGTTCGAAAATGGTTCAGTGATAGAAGATACCATTGCAGAAATTTGAAAGGTACTCGAGGCATGTTACCTGGAGATAATAGCTCTATGATTATGGATGCCACACCTGATGTTACTTTTACTCTGTCACCCAAAGCACCTGACCTAGCCTgtgtaacaacagcaacaacaccaGGGGTTCATCACTCAGCCAAACGGCAATCCTGGCATCAGACACCAGATTTCACCCCAACAAAATAtaaggagagagctccagaacaGCTCAGAGCCTTGGAGAGCAGTTTTGCACAAAATCCTCTTCCCCTTGAGGAAGAAGTAGACCGACTGAGAAGTGAAACCAAAATGACAAGAAGAGAAATTGATAGCTGGTTTTCAGAGCGACGAAAAAAAAAGTCTGCGGAAGAGAACAAAAAATCAGAAGAAGCAGCTTCTCAAGAGGAGGAAGAGGCTGAAGAAGATTGTGGTGAAGAGGATCCTGCTGATGAGTGGAAGGTTTCAAATGAGAACGGCTCTTCAGAGGCTCTAGGTGGTGACCGTCCTCGAGTGGAACGGAAGGTTAGTCCCATCAAAATCAATCTCAAGAATCTGCGAGTAACAGAGGCAAATGGCAGAAATGAATCACTAGGACTGAGTGCCAATGACCATGAGGAAGAGCAGGGTTTGAGCAAATCCCTggaacaactgaagaacaaagtGAATTATAAAAAGACTGCCCAGCAAAGGCATTTGCTCAGGCAGCTGTTTGTCCAAACCCAGTGGCCAACAAATCAGGAATATGATGGTCTCGTCTCCCAATCTGGCCTGCCCAGGGCCGAGGTCGTTCGCTGGTTTGGAGACAGCAGATATGCACTTAAAAATGGACAGTTGAAGTGGTATGAGGACTATCAGCATGGTAATTTTCCCCCAGGTCTATTGGCCATCAGTCCAAGCAATAGAGAGCTTCTTCAGGATTATTATAAAACACACAAGACACTATATGAAGATGATCTTCAGAGCCTGTGTGACAAAACTCAGATGAGCTCACAACAGGTTAAGCTGTGGTTTGCTGAAAAAATGGGTGAGGAAACCCGAGCTGTATCTGACACTTGCAGTGAGGACCAGGATTCTAGCACTGGGGAACTAGCAGGAAATCACAAAGGTACATGTGATGCCTACTCAGAAGTGTCTGAGAACAGTGAGTCCTGGGAGCCCAGCGGCCAGGAGATCAGTTCAGAGCCTTTTGACACACTGAGCCCTCAGGCTGGAATCCAGCTAG